In the genome of Polynucleobacter sp. TSB-Sco08W16, the window TCGCCTAAACCAGTGCTCTTCAAATACGCTTCAGCGCGTTTTGCAATGGAACGTGGATCGCGGTCGTAACCTTTTCCGTCTGCTGGCTCGATCACATCACATGTCAACACCAAAGTTGGCTCTTCATAGAATGGATCGATGTAAGCCGCTGTTGGATCTGGTTTGAGCAACATGTCAGAAGCTTCAATACCCTTCCAACCAGCAATAGATGAACCGTCAAATGCATGACCGCTCTCAAATTTGTCTTCGTCAAAAGCAGAAATAGGAACTGTCGTGTGCTGCTCTTTACCCTTTGTATCTACAAAGCGGAAATCAACGAAAGTACATTCTTTCTCTTTAACTAACTTCATTACATCAGCGACGGTCTTCGTCATGCAAATCTCCTCTATTAACTAAACTCGGAATTCAATATCAAGGCATACACCCTTGTTCATTCCAGGCATCAAACCTGCCCAATGGATGTATGTAATTTACTGAAGCAAACAACGGGGAATAGTCATTATTGCACTAATTGAGTGCTCAATTACCCCTTTTATCACCTAATAATTGGTATTTTGCACTCATTTAGTGCAATATTGAGCTAGGTGATGTCGTGGATCTCGTAACCAAGTTCTTGAGTGCCCGTTCTGAGGGCAATCCAAGCACTTTCTAGCAAATTTGCATTGCCTTTGATGCCTAATTCAATATGCCTCTCGGCATAAACGCCTCCCCTGCTGGCATCGCCGACGGACGGGAGACTAAAGACCTTCACCCCAGGGAAATTGGCCTCTATACGCTCCATTAAAGGGGTCAAAGTGGACTCAATACCCTTTGGCACGATAAAGCTTTGCTCTGCCCAGTTTTCCTGATGGAAGAGATCTTGGTAGTGCGTATCTAAGCACCAAGCCATCATGGGTGCAGCCATCACTGGAAAGCCAGGAAGAAAGTGATGCTCTTTAATTCGAAAACCTGGGATTTGGTTGTATGGATTGGGAATAATTTCACTGCCAAGCGGAAACTCACCCATCTTGAAGCGATGCTGATTTTCCGGTGTATTCAAATCTGCTTTAATCGGATCACCCTCGGCCATCGACTGAATGCGTCCGGCAATCAGCTCTTGTGCAGTCGGATGTAGCTCTGTTTTTGTACCTAATGCAAGCGCAGCACATTGACGTGTGTGATCGTCAGGAGTTGCGCCAATCCCGCCAGTACTAAATACGATATCGCCGCTAGCAAAACTATCTTTTAAGGTGGCAGTAATTTGCTCAGGATCATCAGCAACATATTTCGCCCATGTAAGGCTCAAACCACGCTCATTCAAGAGCTCAATGAGCTTACTCATATGTTTATCTTGACGGCGACCAGACAGGATCTCGTCACCAATCACAATCAAACCAAATCGCCTTGTCACCGAATCTTTTGCTGGTACATCTACTGCTACTTTTTTGATTACATCAACCATGATAGGGAAGCTCCGGATCTACTATGCGTGATTCAACTGTTAATGATTTTTCTAATTCCTCTTGCCTCAGTGTTTGTAAAGCATCCAATAAAAAATGGCTAAACCAGAGAGCGGCAAAAACAAAGATGAGAGAGTAAACCCAAAGGGCAACAAAACTCACAATAGGAAATAACACCAATGCAAGTGCCGAAGTGGCCCAGAAGAAGGTCGGAACTGCGCCGAGCATGCCCGAGACAATACCCATAGTGAGCAATGCCCAACGGTATTTATCTAATAAGAGATCACGCTCTTCTGTACTCGCGTGTTTAGCCAATACGTCATAAGACATCAAGCGCATCGTGAGCCATCCCCAAAGCAAAGGGGGCAACACGGCCACAAGTGGAGGCACCCACCACACGGGGAGCGTCAACATCACTAATACCAAGCAAATCAATGCAGACCACAGCGTGTATACCAGGCCACCAAAGAAGCCACCGCCCCGCTTACATTCCAAATCGCGATAACTAGCTTGCTTAATCACGATATTCACAATGGCAGGCACCGTTGAGAAGGCAATGAATACCAAAAGGCTAATTGTGATTAAAGGAATGATGAGCATCACAAAAAATAACGGTGCAATCCATGCTCGTGCATTTTCAAAGCCAGCCCAAATAAGACCCTCTTGAATCCAGCTGGTAAACATCGAAGTTGTCAGGAAAACACTTAACGCCTCTAGAGCTGGTGTCCAGGTTAGCCAAATGAGGCAGCCCCACAAGACAGAGACAATCAAAAAAGGGCGCAAGCTTAACCACAGCATTCGAGGATGCATCGTTCCCACGAGTGCAAGCCCAAACGATTTAAATACTTGCTGTACTCCAACCATATAACCCCTATGACATGCACATTGGCATGGTTACTTTGGCAATAATTCTTTAAAGGCGTGAACCAAGCCTTGCCACTGCTGCATGACCACATTTTGAGAAACGGTTAAGTTTCTCACCCCTGTGGGATAAGCCACCTTTGGGAAGATAGCAGTCTTTAATGCCATATCCCACCATGGAAATAAAATACCAAAATTACATCCACCCAATACCCCAGGCTTTCCAATAGCCTCGTGCCCATAACCTACAGCATGATGCATACGGTGATACATCGGCGATATCAAGAAATAGCGTGCTGCACCCAGATGGACTTTGATATTGGCGTGCTGCCAACTTTGAATAAATTGACTCAAAGCAACTAGCGCAATAAATTGACCTGGAGAAACGCCGAATAGAAGCGCAAAGAATGCCATTACTACTGCACGCATGATGTCATCTAAAAAATGATTGCGATTATCAGACCATGCAGTCATCACCGTTTGACTATGATGTAAGGCATGCAACTGCCACCACCAATTAAAGGCATGTGATGCACGGTGATAACAGTAATCCACAAAATCAAGCAATACAAGGTAGAGCAAGAAACTCACTACTGGAATTGATGTGATTCCTGGCCACCAATTTTCAACATTGAAACGATCAAATCGAAAATCATGCAAGACAGAATCTATTTCAAAGAAGAAGCCTGATAAAGCAATAAATACCAGACCGTGAAAAATTCCCAAACGATGAAACAAGGTATAGAAGAGATCCGCCTTGGTTGATGACGCAAAGCGCTCTTGTACTTCTGCTGGAGCCAAGCGCTCCCAAGTTCTGAGCACTACTACGATCAGCAATATTTGAATACAGCCAAATAAAAACCAATCCACCCCATCAAACACATCCTCTGCCCAAGACATCAAGTCCAACTGATACAAAATGGGTCCCACGATATTGGAGAAGACCCATTCCTGGGCTACGCCATAGGCATTTGATATTTCAGAGGGGATGGCTGCAAAATTCATGCTTTATTTTGACTGATCTACCAATTTTTTGGGCGGCATCGATTCTTTGAGTTCTTTGGGTATCAAGCCAAAGCAAAATCCACGCTGCTTTAAGTTCACAATTAACTGCTCCAGCACTGCTGGCGCCCATGGGTCCTTTCTGGACCAAATACCCAAATGAGCCATGGTGATGTCGCCATCTCTCATGTCTCGACTTGCCCTCTCTAGCAACACACTGTTGGGATGTTTATCAGAGTTCAGCTCATCCCCTAGGAATCCAGCATGTGCCCAACCAATATGTTGATAGCCACACATATCCCCCATCCGAATGAGTGTCGGTGAGGTTTTCCCACCAGGAGCACGCCAGATTTTTTGCAATGGCTGCTTAGTCATTTCTTGGAAGCGTTGATCAACGCGGCGAATCTGTTTGCACATCGTCGCCTCGCTGTACAGAACAGTCTCTCCAGCCTTTGGACCAAATTGAGGCTTTTCGAAGACTTGGCCTTTAGGCCCATCTTTGACGAAGTAGTCGTGATCATAGGTATGGCTACCAAAATGATGCCCTTCTTTAGCGAGCTCCTGCCAAAACGGTTTCCAAGACTCATCTAATGCGTAATCACCGCGAAAGGTTTTTTCATTTGCCAAAAAGAATGTGGCCTTAACATCCTGGCGCTTCAAAATTTCTGCAACCTTCTGAGCAACAGACATATTGCCAGTATCAAAAGTCAAATAGACCGTCTTATTACAACTGGCTATCTGCGCAATACTGCCAAATGAAAAACAGCCGAGCATAAGCGCGGCTGCTAATAGAGCGATTTGATGGCGCTTCATCCTATTACTCCCAAGCAGCCCTTGGATAGAAGAAGACGCCATGAGGAGACTTGCCCACCGGAATGACATCTACCAATTTCATTGAGGGAATGTCGATGATGCCCACCTTCTTAGCAAAGCGGAAAGTGACCCACATTATTTTGCCGTCAGGCGTAATCTCCATATCATCCGGACCAGAGGGCAGACCCGTGATATCGCCTGTCTTCTCTAAGGTTTGCATATCAATCAAACTAATAGAGGGGGCGATGCGGTTGCTCACAAAGACGTGACGCTTATCACCCAAGGGGCGGAAATTATGGGCACCCTTACCCGTTGGAATACGTTTTACTTCTTTACGATTTTTCCAGTCGATGACCTGCACATTGTCTTCGCCAGTAATACCGACCAAGAGATATTGATCGCCAGGAGTCATCCATAAGCCTGCGGGAACTTTACCAGTGGGCATAGTCCAAAGCACTGTTTGGGTTTCTAAATCAATTGCAGCGAGCTGACTAGAGTCTTGCAAAGTAATGAAAGCGATTTTGCTATCTGCAGTAAATGCAATGTGACTTGGTGTTTTAGCTAATTTAATAGTCTTAGCCAATTTAAGGTCTGCACCATTCGCAGCATAAATGTCGACGCGGTTTAAGCGATTGCCATTCACTACAAACCATTTGCGATTCGGTGAATATCCGATCTGATAAGGATCAATGATGTTCGGCAAGTGCCCTGTGATTTCACCGGTGATGGGATTCATCAACACAACATCATTACCAGCAGCATTGGCTACCAATAAGGTTTTCTGATCTGGGGTCATCATGAGGTGATGTGGCTCTTTTCCGACTGGAAAAGTTTTCACCACTTGACGGGTGGTCATGTCAATCAGACTTACTGATGCAGAGCCTGAATTCAGAATCACGGCCAATTTAGGTTGTGTGTTTGTTGCGCCAGGTGGCTGAGACACCCCCAGAGGAGCGCTAGCATTTGGGGCAGTTTGGGCAAGTAGGAAAGAGCTTGGAAAAGAGGTCAATAAAGCCGATACCGCAATAATGCGAATGCTTCTAAAGAGGGTGAATTTATACATACCCCTATTGTAAGCAATGCAGGGGCTTAAAAGACCCCTAAATATTGGTGGATTTGACCTAGCGCAAGCTCGCTAAAACTTTTTCCAGGCGCTTTAGAGACATTGGGGTTGGCGTTTTGAGCTCTTGCGCGTAAAGAGCCACCCTTAACTCCTCTAATTGCCACCTGAAATCCAGCAGGGCCTGGTCTTCTGTCATGACATAAGCCGAACCCTTATTGCCTTGCATGAGTTTTTGCCAGGGTCTCGCTACAGACTCCCAGTCTTTCTGGCATTGTGCGTCTCTGGGCGGATTCGATCGCATCTTATCGATTCGCATGGCGATGGCCTTGAGGTAGCGCGGCAAGTGCACCAATTGCGCATAAGGAATCTCCGCAACAAACTTGGGGAAGATAAGACCTTGGACTTGGGTCTGAATATCAGCATAAGCGGCTGCTGAAGCAGCTTTCGCTTGCGCCATCTTCTTCTGCAGGTCCGCATAAGCCTGTAAAGCGGCCAATGCATGACGAGATATTTCTTGCGCAATCAAAGCAAGCCTAGGTTTGCCTGCCTGCAGTCTGTCAGAAAACTGCTCCGCATTATTAGGTAAAGACTCAGTCATAAATGCTCGCTCGATCGAGAGATTGAGAATTTGCTCAATGAGGTTTTCAACTGAACCGATATTAATAAATAAGAGTCCAAGTTCGCGCACACCTGGTAATTGTTTTTGCAAAGCCTTGAGTGTGTCTTTATTCCCAAGTGCAAATAGACGACGTAATCCTTGGGCATGTTGCTTGCGAGCCTCGAGCAAATCATCAAATACCTCAAGATCACAAAAGTCTCCGCGATCGATCAGCGCGGGGTAGCCAAATAAAGTCTTATTACCCTTTTGTATTTCCAGTGTCTCCGGCAACTCGCCAAACTCCCAAGAGCGATAGCCACCCTGCGCTACCTGCCTTGCTGGATCTGCCTTGCCGGAATGAGCGCTTGTTTTACTGCTGGGCTCGATACCCAACTCTGCCTGAACTACTTCTTGAGCAACCGCCTGAAATGCATCGCGTGCCGTCTGCCCATACTCAGAGCGTAAACGCGCTAAGTTACGCTCTACTTCCAACTGACGTCCATGCTCATCAATTAAACGAAAGTTCATTGATGAATGGAGTGGCAAAGCTTCTGGTCTAAAGTCCGTTCTTTTAATTTCTAGGCCACGCTCTTTACGTATGTCATCAATCAAGCTATCCAGAAAATCACCTACACCAAATTGCTTGGCATCGAGTCTTCTCTCTAAATACGATTTAGCGTAATCCGGTAAAGGCACGCAATGGCGCCGGAGTTTTTGTGGCAAGGTTTTTAGCAACAGAAGGATTTTCTCTTCACACATGCCTGGCACCAACCATTCACAACGGCGGCCATCAACTTGATTGAGTTGTGCTAGCGGCACAACCAGTGTCACACCGTCCTTTGGGCTGCCAGGCTCGAAGTGATAAGTCAGATTGAGCTCTGCTCCACCCACCTTCATGACCTTAGGATAGCGATCTACCGTGATACCTGCGGCCTCATGGCGCATGAGATCCGCTTTTTCTAAACGCAGTTGCGAATCTAAATCAGGAGTCTTCTTCAGATACGCACTGAGATCCTCCCGATTACAGATTCCCTTAGGAATGCGTGACTCATAAAAGGCAAAGAGTAAATCATCATCCACCAACACATCTGGGCGACGTGAGCGGTGCTCAAGCGCTTCGATTTCCTTGATGAGGCGGCGGTTATGCCAAAAGAAACCAAATGTCCCAGGATATTTTTTCTTGGCATCCGCTTCAGTCTCGCGCTGCAGTGCTGGCGTATCCATGCGCCCAAACATTTCTTCTTGGACTAAAGCTTGGCCAATAAATAGTTCGCGTGCATCCTCGGGATTATGGGGCTCATAACGCACTCGGCGTCCGTGATAAATCGGTAATCCATATAAAGTGCCACGCTCAAAGGCCAGCACCTCTCCCTGACGGCTATCCCAGAAGGGTTCACTGAGGGATTTAATGAGGCGATGAGCAGCAACCTTTTCCACCCACTGCGGCTCGATCTTGGCAATCGTACGGGCGTACATGCGACTCGTTTCTTGCAGCTCACCGGCCAAAATCCAGGCGCCCGCCTTCTTGCCGATAGTCGAGCCCGGCCAGATGAATGGACGAATACCACGTGCTCCGATGTAGCCACCTGTTTTGCTATTGCGATCCTGAGACTTCTCATCCTCTTCTTTTTTGGCAACGTAACCCAGCAAACCCGTCAACAAAGAGAGGTGTACTTGTTCGTACGTCGCTGAAAGCGCATTTTCTTTCCAGCCCTTCTCACCCAACATCGTGTGAAGTTGTCCATGCACATCACGCCACTCACGCAAACGCCGCGGCGATAAAAATTTACTACGGCATAGGTTTTCTAATTGACGATTGCTATGCTTGTGTTGAAGCGCATCTTGATACCAATCCCACAGCTTCACAAAGCTTAAAAATTCAGAACGCTCATCGGCAAATTGAAGATGGGCTTGGTCTGCAGCCGCACCTTGGTCCATCGGTCGCTCACGCGGATCTTGCGTAGCCAAAGCAGAGGCAATGATGGTCACCTCTCTTAAGGCGTTATGCTCCTTGGCAGCGAGCAGCATCCTACCAATGCGTGGATCGAGTGGTAAGTCAGCTAGTTGCTTGCCAATATGGGTTAATTTGAAACTGTGATTGCTGTCCTTAGCATCTTCGGTCTGGGCATCATCAAACTCAATAGCTCCTAATTCATCTAGAAGTTGCACACCATCGGCAATCGCTCTACCTAATGGTTTATCAATAAAGGGAAAGTGCTGAATTTTAGATAAGCGTAGCGAGCTCATCCTAAGCAATACTGCCGCAAGTGAGCTACGAAGAATTTCGGGGTCGGTAAATTTTGGGCGCCCCAGATAGTCTTGTTCGCTATACAAACGTACGCAAATACCATCTGATACACGGCCGCAACGGCCTGCTCTTTGATTTGCAGCCGCTTGTGAAATCGGCTCAATCTGTAACTGCTCTACCTTATTACGATAAGAGTAGCGTTTGACTCTAGCCAATCCGCTATCTATCACATAGCGAATATTGGGAACCGTTAAAGATGTCTCAGCAACGTTAGTTGTCAAAATAATGCGGCGGCCGTTTCCAGGGGAAAAGACCCTCTCTTGTTCAGCCACAGACTGACGCGCAAATAAACTCAACACCTCCGGATGAAAACGTTGTTGCAGCACATGATCCTTACGCAATGCTTCTGCGCAGTCTCGGATCTCGCGCTCACCCGGCAGAAAAACCAATACATCTCCGGCGCCACCGGCACCCTCTCGCCAGACTTTGGTGATCTCTTCAGTAACTGCATCGGGGATTTCTTTAGCAGTTTTGGATTCTTTTTTGCCATCAGGCTTGGCATCGGGCTCAAGTGGTGAATAACGCTGCTCAACCGGAAATAACCTACCACTGACTTCAATCACTGGAGCTACCTTGCCATTTATTGCAAAGTGCTCAGCAAAGCGCTGGGCATCGATCGTTGCAGAAGTGATAATCAACTTAAGGTCGGGTCGCTTAGGAAGCAGCTGCCTGAGGTAGCCCAACAAGAAATCAATATTCAAACTGCGCTCATGGGCTTCGTCAATGATGAGCGTGTCATAAGCCTTCAGCTGAGGATCACGCTGTGTTTCCGCCAACAAAATGCCGTCAGTCATCAACTTAATGGATGCGGTATGACTATTCTTATCTGCAAAGCGCACCTGATAGCCGACATCCTGACCAATGGGGGATCCCAACTCTTGAGCAATCCTCTTGGCCGTAGCTGTGGCAGCGATCCGCCTTGGCTGAGTATGTCCAATCAGCTTGCCGCCATTAATGGTCCCCCGACCAAGATCTAAGCAAATCTTTGGTAGCTGGGTTGTCTTACCTGAGCCTGTCTCACCACACACAATGACAACCTGATGGCTCTGCAAGGCACCCTTGATGAGTTGGCGTTGACCGGAGACCGGCAATTCTTCCGGAAAGCGGATCTCCAGCCTACGCCCGGTGTTGGAAGCAGGCACAGGCTTCGTGATTGATTTGGGTTTTTGTTGGTTTATAGGCTCTTGCACCCTATAATTTTCTCACTATGCCGACAAATGCACCGAACCAGGCCTCAAGCGCCGAAGAATCTACCTCCAACTTCCCCTTCGTAGGGTGGTTGCGCGATGTTGCGCCCTACATTCACAGCTTTCGCGAAAAGACCTTTGTCATTGCCTTTGCTGGTGAACTTGTTCAAGAGACTGGTCTTGAGAACCTCATTGAGGATATTGCAATGTTGCATGCCATGGGCATGCGGATTGTCTTGGTTCATGGTATTCGTCCGCAAATTGAAGAACAGCTCATGCTGCGCAAGATAAAGAGCAAGTTTGGTAAGAGTGCATTGCACAGCTACCGCATTACCGATGCTGCCGCCTTAGAGTGTGTCAAAGAAGCTGCTGGTGAATTACGCCTTGATATTGAAGCGGCATTTAGCCGTGGTTTACCGAACACCCCAATGGCAGGCTCTCGTATTTCTGTGATCTCCGGTAACTTTATTACTGCGATGCCAGTAGGCGTTGTTGAAGGCACCGATTACATTCATACCGGTCTAGTGCGCAAAGTGGACTCCGGCTCTATTAGACTGTCCTTAGATAGCAACAAAATTGTTTTGCTTTCGCCCTTAGGCTTCTCACCAACAGGTCAGGCATTTAATCTGGCCTATGAGGATGTTGCTGCATCTACTGCCGCCGCCCTCAAAGCAGATAAGTTAATCTTCTTGAGCCCTTACGATGGTCTAAAGGATAGCGAAGGTGACTTCATTACTGAGCTGTCGATGCCTCAGCTGCAAGAATATATTGGTCAGAATAAAGATATCGACTTAGGCATGAAAGGCTTGCTCACTATTGCTGGCAGAGCCATTCGTGCCGGTGTAAGCCGTGTTCACTTCCTTCCTTGCAATCAGGATGGAGCGCTATTGGAAGAGCTCTTTACCCACGATGGTATTGGCATGATGCTAGCTTCTTCCGATATTGAGAACCTGCGTGAAGCCAACCAAGATGATGTAGGCGGCATTTTGCAACTCACTATGCCCTTAGAAGATGAAGGCATCTTGGCCGCCCGCGGACAAGATGTGATTGAGCGTGATATTCAACGCTTCTCCGTCATTGAGCATGACCGAGTCCTCTTTGGTTGTGCCGCCCTCTTCCCTTTCCCAAATGGTGTTGGTGAATTAGCCTGCCTTGCAGTTGATCCTGACGTTCAGGGATCAGGTGATGGCGAGCGTCTACTTAAGCGCATCGAAATGAGAGCCAAGCAAGAAGGCATCAAAAAATTATTTGTGCTGACTACCAGAACAGAGCATTGGTTCCTTAAGCGTGGCTTTAAACGCGCAACAGTAGATGATTTGCCGGAAGAAAGAAAACAAATTTATAACTGGGATCGCAAGTCCATGGTTTTAACTAAAGATCTATAAGCAAAAAAAGAGATTAATAAGAAAGGCATTACAGATGGCACGGATGGTTCAATGCATCAAACTCAATAAAGAAGCAGAAGGCATGGATTTCGCTCCACTTCCTGGTGAATTGGGCAAAAAGATTTGGAATCAAGTTTCTAAAGAAGCTTGGGCCGCTTGGTTAAAACAACAAACCATGTTGATTAATGAAAACCGCCTCAATATGGCTGATCCCCGTGCTCGCCAATACCTATTGAAGCAGGTTGAAAAATACTTCTTTGAAGGCGGCGCAGATATGGCGCAAGGCTATGTGCCACCAGCTGAATAAATATTGATTTAAATATTTATTTTTTGGTATTGACACCCGCAAAACACAGGCATAGGATGTAATCGTGGTGAGGCAGTAATAGTGCCCCGCCACATTGGCGAAAGCCACTTCAGAATGAGTACATCTATGTACTCATAGGCTAAGGAACTAAATACCTTCCGAGTGCCTGTGCCATGCAAACCATGGCAAACTACCCGATGGGCATACCCCGTCGGGTTTTTTATTCCCTTTTTTCAGTTAGAGTGCAATCCGACTCACGCCAGAAGCATTACTGACTAGTAAAACGTTGGCCTTCTCTTTGGCAAACAGTCCTACCGTAATTACACCAGCGATTTGATTGATCTGAGATTCCATTTTTACGGGATCGGCAATTAGAAGGCCAGCAACATCCAAGATCCAGCCACCGTTATCCGTTACAAAGGGCTCGCTAGGGGTTTGATTCAAATCAGCGCGGGTCGTTTTTGCCAGGCGCAATGTGACTTTGCCACCCAACTGCTCAAGCCCTCTAGTTACCACACCTTTAGCAAGCGGAATAATTTCTACAGGAAGCGCAAAGTTACCCAGCACAGGCACTTGCTTAGAAGAATCACAAATACAAATAAATTGCTTGGCCATAGAGGCAATAATTTTTTCACGTGTGAGTGCACCACCACCGCCCTTAATCATATGGCCGGCTGGATCAATCTCATCGGCACCATCCACATACGCTGGCAAGCTGAGTACATCATTCGGATCGAGCACCTGAAAGCCATGCTTTAGCAAGCGCTCAGTCGTAGCATTTGAACTGGACACCGTTCCTGAAAAATGATCTTTATGCGGGGCTAAGGCATCAATAAAGCAATTCGCGGTAGAACCTGTACCAATGCCCAATATCTGGCCAGCTGGCAGCTTTAAGACCTCATCTCGGGCCGCTTCGCCCACCATTTGCTTGAGTTGATCCTGATTCATATTTCTGCCAAATGCCTTTACTAGAATTAATGCATCTATCATATGATATTCACAAGCAACCGACCACAGCGGGACTTTTTTAGAAATATCTAGCCATGAATAGCACCCTCTCAACCTCCAGCCAACTTGAGCAACTGAAAAAACTGACCACCGTAGTTGCGGATACGGGTGATTTTGAGCGCATGCAAGCCTTTCAGCCGCAAGATGCCACTACCAACCCCTCATTAATTCTTAAAGCTGCTCAACAAAGCAATTACCAGTCCTTGGTAAGTTCTGTAAAAGCAGCCCATCCCGGTATGAGTGCCACGGATTTAGTCGACTATATCTTGGTGGCGTTTGGGCTAGAGATTTTGAAAATTGTTCCAGGCCGTGTCTCAACTGAAGTTGATGCTCGCCTCTCTTTTGATACCAAGGCTACGATTGCTAAAGCAAAACATATCATCTCGCTTTACGAATCTCATGGTATTGACCGTAAACGCATCCTCATTAAGTTAGCTGGAACTTGGGAAGGCATTGCTGCTGCAAAAGAATTAGAAGCCCAAGGCATACATTGCAATATGACGCTGCTCTTCTCACTGATTCAGGCGGCTGCATGTGGCGCTGCAAATGCCAAATTGATTTCACCCTTTGTCGGTCGTATTACGGACTGGTATAAAGCCAAATTAGGTGCCGATTGGAGTGACACCAATAATGGCGGCCCCAATGATCCTGGCGTCACTTCCGTTAAACGGATATTTCACTATTACAAGCACTTTGGCATTGCTACTGAGATTATGGGGGCCAGCTTTCGCAACACCAGCCAGATCTTAGAACTTGCGGGCTGCGACCTTCTGACCATTAGTCCAGAGCTATTGGCTAATTTAAGTCTGGGAACTGCAGTAGTGAGCAAGAAGTTAGATAGTAATAATGCTCAGGCAGCCTTGAGTGCTGAGAATATTGTGCCGCTGAAATTGGATGAATCTAGTTTTAGACTACAACTTAATAATGATGCGATGGCTACCGAAAA includes:
- the tal gene encoding transaldolase codes for the protein MNSTLSTSSQLEQLKKLTTVVADTGDFERMQAFQPQDATTNPSLILKAAQQSNYQSLVSSVKAAHPGMSATDLVDYILVAFGLEILKIVPGRVSTEVDARLSFDTKATIAKAKHIISLYESHGIDRKRILIKLAGTWEGIAAAKELEAQGIHCNMTLLFSLIQAAACGAANAKLISPFVGRITDWYKAKLGADWSDTNNGGPNDPGVTSVKRIFHYYKHFGIATEIMGASFRNTSQILELAGCDLLTISPELLANLSLGTAVVSKKLDSNNAQAALSAENIVPLKLDESSFRLQLNNDAMATEKLAEGIRNFCIDTEKLEALLAK
- a CDS encoding oxidative damage protection protein → MARMVQCIKLNKEAEGMDFAPLPGELGKKIWNQVSKEAWAAWLKQQTMLINENRLNMADPRARQYLLKQVEKYFFEGGADMAQGYVPPAE
- the argA gene encoding amino-acid N-acetyltransferase, yielding MPTNAPNQASSAEESTSNFPFVGWLRDVAPYIHSFREKTFVIAFAGELVQETGLENLIEDIAMLHAMGMRIVLVHGIRPQIEEQLMLRKIKSKFGKSALHSYRITDAAALECVKEAAGELRLDIEAAFSRGLPNTPMAGSRISVISGNFITAMPVGVVEGTDYIHTGLVRKVDSGSIRLSLDSNKIVLLSPLGFSPTGQAFNLAYEDVAASTAAALKADKLIFLSPYDGLKDSEGDFITELSMPQLQEYIGQNKDIDLGMKGLLTIAGRAIRAGVSRVHFLPCNQDGALLEELFTHDGIGMMLASSDIENLREANQDDVGGILQLTMPLEDEGILAARGQDVIERDIQRFSVIEHDRVLFGCAALFPFPNGVGELACLAVDPDVQGSGDGERLLKRIEMRAKQEGIKKLFVLTTRTEHWFLKRGFKRATVDDLPEERKQIYNWDRKSMVLTKDL
- the rpiA gene encoding ribose-5-phosphate isomerase RpiA — translated: MNQDQLKQMVGEAARDEVLKLPAGQILGIGTGSTANCFIDALAPHKDHFSGTVSSSNATTERLLKHGFQVLDPNDVLSLPAYVDGADEIDPAGHMIKGGGGALTREKIIASMAKQFICICDSSKQVPVLGNFALPVEIIPLAKGVVTRGLEQLGGKVTLRLAKTTRADLNQTPSEPFVTDNGGWILDVAGLLIADPVKMESQINQIAGVITVGLFAKEKANVLLVSNASGVSRIAL
- the hrpA gene encoding ATP-dependent RNA helicase HrpA, giving the protein MPASNTGRRLEIRFPEELPVSGQRQLIKGALQSHQVVIVCGETGSGKTTQLPKICLDLGRGTINGGKLIGHTQPRRIAATATAKRIAQELGSPIGQDVGYQVRFADKNSHTASIKLMTDGILLAETQRDPQLKAYDTLIIDEAHERSLNIDFLLGYLRQLLPKRPDLKLIITSATIDAQRFAEHFAINGKVAPVIEVSGRLFPVEQRYSPLEPDAKPDGKKESKTAKEIPDAVTEEITKVWREGAGGAGDVLVFLPGEREIRDCAEALRKDHVLQQRFHPEVLSLFARQSVAEQERVFSPGNGRRIILTTNVAETSLTVPNIRYVIDSGLARVKRYSYRNKVEQLQIEPISQAAANQRAGRCGRVSDGICVRLYSEQDYLGRPKFTDPEILRSSLAAVLLRMSSLRLSKIQHFPFIDKPLGRAIADGVQLLDELGAIEFDDAQTEDAKDSNHSFKLTHIGKQLADLPLDPRIGRMLLAAKEHNALREVTIIASALATQDPRERPMDQGAAADQAHLQFADERSEFLSFVKLWDWYQDALQHKHSNRQLENLCRSKFLSPRRLREWRDVHGQLHTMLGEKGWKENALSATYEQVHLSLLTGLLGYVAKKEEDEKSQDRNSKTGGYIGARGIRPFIWPGSTIGKKAGAWILAGELQETSRMYARTIAKIEPQWVEKVAAHRLIKSLSEPFWDSRQGEVLAFERGTLYGLPIYHGRRVRYEPHNPEDARELFIGQALVQEEMFGRMDTPALQRETEADAKKKYPGTFGFFWHNRRLIKEIEALEHRSRRPDVLVDDDLLFAFYESRIPKGICNREDLSAYLKKTPDLDSQLRLEKADLMRHEAAGITVDRYPKVMKVGGAELNLTYHFEPGSPKDGVTLVVPLAQLNQVDGRRCEWLVPGMCEEKILLLLKTLPQKLRRHCVPLPDYAKSYLERRLDAKQFGVGDFLDSLIDDIRKERGLEIKRTDFRPEALPLHSSMNFRLIDEHGRQLEVERNLARLRSEYGQTARDAFQAVAQEVVQAELGIEPSSKTSAHSGKADPARQVAQGGYRSWEFGELPETLEIQKGNKTLFGYPALIDRGDFCDLEVFDDLLEARKQHAQGLRRLFALGNKDTLKALQKQLPGVRELGLLFINIGSVENLIEQILNLSIERAFMTESLPNNAEQFSDRLQAGKPRLALIAQEISRHALAALQAYADLQKKMAQAKAASAAAYADIQTQVQGLIFPKFVAEIPYAQLVHLPRYLKAIAMRIDKMRSNPPRDAQCQKDWESVARPWQKLMQGNKGSAYVMTEDQALLDFRWQLEELRVALYAQELKTPTPMSLKRLEKVLASLR